From a single Campylobacter concisus genomic region:
- the lpxC gene encoding UDP-3-O-acyl-N-acetylglucosamine deacetylase, with the protein MKQTTIARRVETVGIGLHKGEPIRLILEPLDANSGIILHREDLGISFKAEPKNVINTQMATVVGNEKGFISTIEHLMSAINGYGIDNIRISVDANEIPVMDGSAISFCMLLDEAGIRYLDAGKKVILVRREVEVVEGSKFVRTSPSRSPKFDYTIKFDHPVIGEQRYVFDFSKSSFIKNIARARTFGFLKDLQRLQAQNLALGASLDNAVAIDDTHILNPEGLRFENEFVRHKILDAIGDLSLLGAPLLGDYTAFAGSHDLNHKLTLALMSDEKNYEIATLNGELLKEYQKVFA; encoded by the coding sequence TTGAAACAAACTACTATCGCAAGACGCGTTGAGACCGTTGGTATAGGGCTTCATAAAGGTGAGCCGATAAGACTTATACTAGAACCTCTTGATGCAAATTCTGGTATTATTTTGCACCGAGAAGATCTTGGTATTAGTTTTAAAGCTGAACCTAAAAATGTTATAAATACGCAGATGGCAACTGTTGTTGGCAATGAAAAGGGCTTTATTAGTACGATTGAGCATCTAATGTCAGCCATAAATGGTTATGGCATTGATAATATTAGAATCTCTGTTGATGCAAATGAAATTCCAGTGATGGATGGCAGTGCAATAAGCTTTTGCATGCTACTTGATGAAGCTGGCATAAGATATCTTGATGCTGGCAAAAAAGTAATTCTTGTTAGGCGCGAAGTTGAAGTCGTTGAGGGTTCTAAATTTGTACGAACTTCACCTTCAAGAAGTCCAAAATTTGACTATACGATAAAATTTGATCATCCAGTTATTGGTGAACAAAGATATGTTTTTGATTTTAGTAAAAGCTCTTTTATAAAAAATATAGCTCGTGCTAGAACTTTTGGCTTTTTAAAAGATTTACAACGTTTACAAGCTCAAAATTTAGCCCTTGGTGCATCACTTGATAATGCCGTGGCAATCGATGATACACATATCCTAAATCCAGAAGGCTTGAGATTTGAAAATGAGTTTGTAAGGCACAAAATTTTAGATGCGATCGGTGATTTAAGCTTGCTTGGAGCGCCTTTGTTGGGCGATTATACAGCATTTGCTGGAAGCCATGACCTAAATCACAAATTAACTCTTGCTTTGATGTCCGATGAGAAAAACTACGAGATCGCAACTCTAAATGGCGAACTTCTAAAAGAGTATCAAAAGGTATTTGCATAG
- the thrB gene encoding homoserine kinase produces MNILVPATSANLGPGFDALGLSLKLFNSVKIESAKFSSVSINGEGSGSVNLKRNNIFLSIFNEIFFELTGKNENFRVVFENNIPFSRGLGSSSAVIVGAIASAYEMAGFKASKETVLNKAIIYETHPDNISPAVHGGFISAIVKNGNVYANKISLSDEIKAVVVIPNKPMSTSSSRQILPKNYTMKECVNNLSHAAFLTSCFYEKKYDLLKIASKDLMHEERRMHALEELFEVRKIAYENGALMSTLSGSGSSFLNIAYKDDAKNLRDILKSKFGDFRVEVFSFDNDGYEITQS; encoded by the coding sequence TTGAACATCTTAGTGCCTGCAACAAGTGCAAATTTGGGTCCTGGTTTTGATGCTTTGGGGCTTAGTTTGAAGCTTTTTAATAGTGTGAAAATCGAGTCAGCAAAATTTAGCTCAGTGTCGATAAACGGCGAAGGCAGTGGAAGTGTAAATTTAAAGAGAAACAATATATTCTTAAGTATTTTTAATGAAATTTTTTTTGAGCTAACTGGTAAAAATGAAAATTTTAGAGTCGTTTTTGAAAATAATATCCCATTTTCAAGGGGGCTTGGCAGTAGCTCTGCTGTTATCGTTGGGGCCATTGCTTCAGCGTACGAAATGGCTGGCTTTAAGGCAAGCAAAGAGACAGTTTTAAATAAAGCTATCATCTATGAAACCCATCCTGATAATATCTCGCCAGCAGTTCACGGTGGATTTATCAGCGCGATCGTAAAAAATGGTAATGTTTACGCAAATAAAATAAGTTTAAGCGATGAGATAAAAGCAGTAGTTGTTATCCCAAATAAACCGATGAGCACATCCTCGTCAAGACAAATTTTACCAAAGAACTATACGATGAAAGAATGCGTAAATAACTTATCTCATGCCGCTTTTTTAACGTCTTGTTTTTATGAAAAAAAGTATGATCTCTTAAAAATAGCAAGCAAAGATTTGATGCATGAAGAGCGTAGAATGCACGCTTTAGAAGAACTTTTTGAAGTTAGAAAAATAGCTTATGAAAATGGTGCTTTAATGAGCACGCTTTCAGGCTCAGGTTCAAGCTTTTTAAACATCGCTTACAAAGATGATGCTAAAAATTTACGAGATATTTTAAAGAGTAAATTTGGTGATTTTAGGGTTGAGGTTTTTTCATTTGATAACGATGGATACGAAATTACGCAAAGCTAA
- a CDS encoding uroporphyrinogen III synthase HEM4: protein MKTRKFLVYCIIYIVVVAGLTYSLNSSDYTFELLGQTITLPIAIWVALPVAVLALLALLHIAYHGYAFYRYKKWIKKDSQLYKDLAKETLLGFESNKDFKTDTYKIASQLTRSISPVGELKDVGVDDAEINNILQTIKSIKNKEIVDLKKFRLAKDSKLNILNELNKIEQLPTYYLDVLKNQDQNESLKKAAFDKLIKVASFSEIKRLNFELASEDIMLIITRFVNDEIDLSSDEIFDLLNNAKVTKAQYDKAAVMLKNKLKPDAFIGIFEKLKSIHADADEAYVYALFELQMLDKVREAIEGSDPDEFKEIKVLLFLRDNGKMVPSSLFFK from the coding sequence ATGAAAACTAGAAAATTTCTCGTCTATTGCATAATCTATATAGTAGTTGTTGCAGGACTCACTTATTCTCTTAATAGTTCTGATTACACATTTGAGCTTTTAGGCCAAACTATAACTTTGCCAATTGCTATTTGGGTCGCTCTTCCAGTAGCTGTTTTAGCGCTTCTTGCCCTACTTCATATCGCTTATCATGGATATGCTTTTTATAGATATAAAAAATGGATCAAAAAAGATAGCCAGCTTTATAAAGACTTAGCCAAAGAGACGCTTCTTGGCTTTGAGAGCAATAAAGACTTCAAAACCGACACTTACAAGATCGCCTCACAGCTTACTCGCTCTATCTCACCAGTAGGCGAGCTTAAAGATGTCGGTGTAGATGATGCTGAGATAAACAATATCTTACAAACTATAAAAAGTATAAAAAATAAAGAGATCGTCGATCTAAAGAAATTTAGACTAGCAAAAGATAGCAAGTTAAATATCCTAAATGAGCTAAATAAAATCGAGCAACTACCAACTTACTATCTTGACGTACTTAAAAACCAAGATCAAAACGAGAGTCTTAAAAAAGCTGCATTTGATAAACTCATAAAAGTAGCTTCTTTTAGCGAGATCAAAAGATTAAATTTTGAGCTAGCAAGTGAAGATATAATGCTTATTATTACCCGATTTGTAAATGACGAGATCGATCTAAGCAGTGATGAAATTTTTGATCTTTTAAACAACGCAAAAGTGACAAAAGCTCAATACGATAAAGCCGCTGTAATGCTTAAAAATAAACTAAAACCAGATGCATTTATTGGCATCTTTGAAAAACTAAAAAGCATCCATGCTGACGCTGATGAGGCTTACGTATATGCACTGTTTGAGCTTCAAATGCTTGATAAAGTAAGAGAAGCTATCGAAGGTAGCGATCCAGATGAGTTTAAAGAGATAAAGGTCTTACTGTTTTTACGAGATAACGGCAAAATGGTCCCTAGCTCGTTATTTTTTAAATGA
- a CDS encoding prephenate dehydrogenase: protein MKIGIIGLGLMGGSLGLALKDEKLISCVSGYDKDENHSKKALELGLVHEILSIDEMKKKCDIIFLAVPVEAIVSIVQNLTDISEDTTIIDFGSTKQKIIEAVPEKIRKNFIPAHPMAGTEYSGPEAAFKSLYTGATVIVCDFAESAEKHVKRSVELFSCLGMKIIFMSAKEHDHHVGLISHLPHAIAFSLASGILKEEDKRHIVALGGPTFKGMIRVAKSSPFMWSDIFKQNKNNVVEAINMFEKELNLCKDLIKDERWDELFAWMSDARAVREIL from the coding sequence ATGAAAATAGGTATCATCGGACTTGGTCTTATGGGTGGCTCACTTGGGCTAGCATTAAAAGATGAAAAATTAATCTCTTGTGTTAGCGGATACGATAAAGACGAAAATCATAGCAAAAAGGCCTTAGAGCTTGGCTTGGTGCATGAAATTTTAAGCATTGACGAGATGAAAAAGAAGTGTGACATCATCTTTTTGGCTGTGCCAGTCGAGGCTATCGTGAGCATCGTGCAAAATTTAACCGATATTAGCGAAGATACAACTATCATTGATTTTGGCTCAACCAAACAAAAGATAATAGAAGCTGTGCCAGAAAAAATTCGTAAAAATTTTATCCCAGCTCATCCAATGGCAGGTACCGAGTATTCTGGTCCAGAGGCTGCTTTCAAATCACTTTACACAGGGGCAACTGTTATTGTTTGTGACTTTGCAGAAAGCGCAGAAAAACATGTAAAAAGAAGCGTTGAGTTATTTTCTTGCCTTGGTATGAAGATTATTTTTATGAGTGCGAAAGAACATGATCATCACGTGGGTCTTATTTCGCATTTGCCTCATGCGATTGCATTTTCTCTAGCGAGTGGAATTTTAAAAGAAGAGGATAAAAGGCATATCGTAGCACTAGGTGGACCTACATTTAAGGGAATGATACGTGTCGCAAAGAGTTCGCCTTTTATGTGGAGTGATATTTTTAAGCAAAATAAAAATAATGTTGTTGAAGCTATAAATATGTTTGAAAAAGAGCTAAATTTGTGCAAAGATCTCATCAAAGATGAACGCTGGGATGAACTTTTTGCTTGGATGAGCGACGCTAGAGCTGTAAGAGAAATTTTGTAA
- the bamA gene encoding outer membrane protein assembly factor BamA has translation MKKKLFLLALAFSGLSAQTIQSINFKGLIHLSPEVASQIMGLKVGQDLTPKLSDKAITNLYKQNYFDDIYIEDTGNGNLLVAVKEKPSVARVDLKGVVTNDKTAIESLINIKPGNMYDELTIEKTKERIRQYYESKGYFDTVVDVEKQPVADNDSSLFITLNINRGENMIIKNVNLVGAKEFDYDDIEPVVANKSREFMGWLWGRNDGKVKLFELENDPARIQDKYFQKGYLDATISSPYLNSSFDNYTADLTYYVHEGEPYKVSNVSITAPEELELDTKKIIDDFRLEAGDTMNSARLRQDMKKLDDMVADKGYAFVKVYPKTDKFDENKTVDIDYEVDPGEKVYIRNVQISGNDRTVDRVVRRELYLTEGNLYSRTDLQDSKDALKRTSYFDDVEIEEDPVDKNTVDLKVKVKEASTGSISGGIGYGSSDGLLLNAALSDTNIFGSGLQGQVSVDKSDRELSGQISLTNPRIFDSEYSLGGTLYANDYDWRTYKERSYGFSTTLGRKLTRNLSASLTYNIEQSKITLKDDELRDINTKTKKEIYREGKAIKSAITPALTYNSTDDYYLPRRGIIASTSFEIAGLGGDIDFIKNRTNFNYYLGLREYIDYDLILRYKASFGKIWERGYTPINERLYLGGIRSLRGYESRTVSPKVKYNGDYYEYGGETSFNNSAEISFPIIDRVKMRGVVFYDYGMIGENSLNEIKRSSVGTGIEWITPIGPLQLIFAKALKPKEGDDTNTFEFTIGRRF, from the coding sequence ATGAAAAAGAAATTATTTTTATTAGCATTAGCTTTCAGTGGCCTAAGCGCACAAACAATCCAGTCAATAAATTTTAAAGGCCTAATTCACCTTTCGCCTGAAGTAGCAAGCCAAATAATGGGCCTAAAAGTCGGTCAGGATTTGACTCCAAAGCTTAGCGATAAGGCGATCACAAATTTATACAAACAAAATTATTTCGACGATATCTACATAGAAGATACAGGCAATGGCAATCTTTTAGTAGCTGTAAAAGAGAAGCCAAGTGTTGCGAGAGTCGATCTAAAAGGCGTCGTAACAAATGATAAAACTGCCATAGAGTCGCTAATCAACATCAAACCAGGCAATATGTATGATGAGCTTACAATAGAAAAAACTAAAGAGAGAATTCGTCAGTATTATGAGTCAAAGGGTTATTTTGATACCGTTGTAGACGTAGAAAAACAACCAGTTGCAGATAACGACAGCTCACTTTTCATAACGCTCAACATAAACCGCGGCGAAAATATGATAATCAAAAATGTAAATTTAGTCGGTGCAAAAGAGTTTGATTATGACGACATTGAGCCAGTAGTTGCAAATAAAAGTAGAGAATTTATGGGCTGGCTTTGGGGCAGAAATGATGGTAAAGTTAAACTTTTTGAGCTTGAAAATGACCCAGCAAGGATCCAAGACAAATATTTCCAAAAAGGCTATTTAGACGCGACTATTTCGTCACCTTATTTAAATTCATCGTTTGATAACTACACAGCTGATCTTACTTATTATGTTCATGAGGGTGAGCCTTATAAGGTTTCAAATGTAAGTATTACAGCACCTGAAGAGCTAGAGCTTGACACTAAAAAGATTATAGATGACTTTAGGCTTGAGGCTGGCGATACAATGAACTCAGCAAGACTTCGCCAAGATATGAAAAAGCTCGATGATATGGTTGCTGATAAAGGTTATGCGTTTGTAAAAGTCTATCCAAAGACTGATAAATTTGATGAAAACAAAACTGTCGATATTGATTATGAAGTAGATCCTGGTGAAAAAGTATATATAAGAAATGTTCAAATTTCAGGAAACGATAGGACTGTTGACCGCGTTGTAAGACGCGAACTTTATCTAACTGAAGGAAATTTATATAGCAGAACCGACCTTCAAGACTCAAAAGATGCATTAAAAAGAACAAGCTACTTTGACGATGTTGAGATAGAAGAAGATCCAGTTGATAAAAATACTGTCGATCTAAAAGTAAAAGTAAAAGAGGCTTCGACTGGCTCAATAAGCGGCGGTATCGGATACGGCAGTAGTGACGGACTATTATTAAATGCAGCACTTTCTGACACAAATATCTTTGGCTCTGGCCTTCAAGGACAAGTAAGTGTTGATAAAAGTGACAGAGAGCTTTCAGGCCAGATAAGTCTTACAAACCCAAGAATTTTTGACTCAGAGTATAGCCTTGGTGGAACACTTTACGCAAATGACTATGACTGGAGAACATATAAAGAGAGAAGCTATGGCTTTAGCACAACACTAGGTAGAAAACTAACTAGAAATTTAAGTGCATCACTTACTTATAACATTGAGCAAAGCAAAATTACCTTAAAAGATGATGAACTAAGAGATATCAACACAAAAACCAAAAAAGAAATTTATAGAGAAGGTAAAGCTATAAAAAGCGCTATAACTCCGGCTTTAACATATAATAGCACCGATGATTATTACTTGCCAAGACGTGGCATCATAGCTAGCACATCATTTGAGATAGCTGGGCTTGGTGGCGATATAGACTTTATCAAAAATCGCACAAATTTCAACTACTACCTAGGCCTTAGAGAGTACATCGACTACGATCTTATCTTAAGATACAAGGCTAGCTTTGGCAAAATTTGGGAAAGAGGATATACCCCGATCAACGAAAGACTTTACCTTGGTGGTATAAGAAGCTTGCGTGGTTACGAGAGCAGAACCGTATCTCCAAAGGTAAAATATAATGGCGACTACTACGAATATGGCGGCGAAACTTCGTTTAATAATTCAGCTGAAATAAGCTTCCCTATAATAGATCGTGTCAAAATGCGTGGCGTTGTATTTTATGACTACGGCATGATCGGTGAGAATAGCCTAAATGAGATAAAAAGATCTTCAGTTGGTACTGGCATAGAATGGATAACTCCTATCGGACCACTTCAACTAATCTTTGCAAAAGCTCTTAAACCTAAAGAGGGCGATGATACAAATACATTTGAATTTACTATCGGAAGACGATTCTAA
- a CDS encoding M23 family metallopeptidase, with amino-acid sequence MYRRGIGGFGIVVLLLILILAGSFGYALMSKDFERNEPIIGVADKVYWNLRTPMNIKFKDDSGIKFVRISMNDGKNDLNLLNQIIQNPSTELDVNLTFPKTGFFAQKDTYEMNIEAVDTSKWSFFTGNKASKKVEVVLDTSKPDLYVLSQSYSISKGGSAVVVFRATDNQLKEVYVQTNFGKKFKAVPFYKEGFYAALVAWPVQVENFSAEVIARDFAGNESKSHVRYFYENVKYKTSTIALNDRFLDGKIVDLTDQYAKDPSALSRLEKMRFVNETLRNSNEEKITALTTNPGDKMLSGFSVTPFYPLRNGKKVADFADHRYYTYNNEQVSESWHMGIDFASVAAAPIIASNAGRVVLASENGIYGLNIVIDHGFGLYSLYGHCSSARVKEGDMVAAGDQIGTTGTSGLALGDHLHFGILVQGEEVRPQQWMDKKWIKDNITSVLDVAKAMIDKN; translated from the coding sequence ATGTATAGACGTGGAATTGGCGGTTTTGGTATTGTTGTGCTTTTGCTAATTTTAATTTTAGCCGGTAGTTTTGGCTATGCTTTGATGTCAAAAGATTTTGAGCGAAATGAGCCGATAATCGGTGTTGCTGATAAGGTTTATTGGAATCTTAGAACCCCAATGAATATCAAATTTAAAGATGATAGTGGTATAAAATTTGTACGAATTAGTATGAATGATGGGAAAAATGATCTAAATTTATTAAATCAAATCATACAAAATCCAAGTACTGAACTTGATGTAAATTTAACCTTTCCAAAGACTGGCTTTTTTGCTCAAAAAGATACCTATGAGATGAATATCGAAGCTGTAGATACTAGCAAATGGAGCTTTTTTACTGGCAATAAAGCTAGTAAAAAAGTCGAAGTAGTGCTTGATACTTCAAAACCTGATCTTTACGTGCTTTCACAGTCTTATTCTATCTCAAAAGGTGGTAGTGCTGTTGTGGTCTTTAGAGCAACTGATAATCAGCTAAAAGAGGTCTATGTACAGACAAATTTTGGTAAGAAATTTAAGGCAGTGCCATTTTATAAAGAGGGCTTTTATGCAGCACTTGTTGCTTGGCCAGTTCAGGTTGAAAATTTTAGTGCTGAGGTCATTGCAAGAGACTTTGCAGGCAACGAAAGCAAGTCACATGTTAGATATTTTTACGAAAATGTAAAGTATAAAACTTCAACTATTGCATTAAATGATAGATTTTTAGATGGTAAGATAGTTGATCTAACTGATCAATATGCAAAAGATCCGAGTGCGCTTTCAAGGCTTGAAAAAATGAGATTTGTCAATGAAACGCTTAGAAATTCAAACGAAGAAAAAATAACAGCACTTACTACAAATCCTGGCGATAAGATGTTATCTGGCTTTAGTGTGACACCATTTTATCCACTAAGAAATGGTAAAAAAGTGGCTGACTTCGCCGATCACCGATACTATACATATAATAACGAGCAAGTAAGCGAATCATGGCATATGGGAATAGACTTTGCAAGTGTGGCAGCAGCCCCTATAATAGCTAGTAATGCCGGTCGTGTTGTGCTAGCATCTGAAAATGGAATTTATGGATTAAATATTGTGATCGATCATGGATTTGGGCTTTATTCGCTTTATGGACACTGCTCAAGCGCTAGAGTAAAAGAGGGCGATATGGTGGCAGCTGGCGATCAGATAGGTACTACTGGAACTAGTGGTCTTGCACTTGGCGATCACCTTCACTTTGGAATTTTGGTTCAAGGCGAAGAGGTAAGACCACAACAATGGATGGACAAAAAGTGGATAAAAGACAATATCACAAGTGTCTTAGATGTTGCAAAAGCGATGATAGACAAGAACTAA
- a CDS encoding glycoprotease, whose product MVGVYKDGVKFDEITTDEHVSEALIKILENLSSKFNITKIIYANTPGSFMGLKVAYVILKTFSLAKGCKFYAVSGFSLNGHQAIRVNKNLSFVLKDGKISLEKVEPVGFRLPLNLDELKLNSDTLPDYIIQAV is encoded by the coding sequence TTGGTTGGAGTTTATAAAGACGGCGTAAAATTTGATGAAATTACGACTGATGAACATGTCAGTGAAGCTTTGATAAAAATCTTAGAAAATTTATCCTCTAAATTTAATATCACAAAAATTATCTATGCAAATACGCCTGGAAGCTTCATGGGGCTAAAGGTGGCCTATGTAATATTAAAAACATTTTCTTTGGCTAAAGGCTGCAAATTTTACGCCGTTAGTGGCTTTAGTTTAAATGGTCACCAAGCTATAAGAGTAAATAAAAATTTAAGTTTTGTTTTAAAAGATGGCAAAATTTCACTTGAAAAAGTGGAGCCAGTAGGATTTAGGTTGCCTTTAAATTTAGATGAATTAAAACTAAATTCAGATACACTTCCAGATTATATCATCCAAGCAGTTTAG
- a CDS encoding 23S rRNA (pseudouridine(1915)-N(3))-methyltransferase RlmH yields MEISVFSIQKSSHDNFENEIQEYIKMSAKFAKINDKVFFNEKIAKAQSAGKSEALRAYDEIYEPNLKGFCVMLDENGLQLDSQEFAQILNSNSQINFFIGGAYGLSQNLKNKAQKIISLSKMTMAHKVAKLVLFEQIFRALCINANHPYHK; encoded by the coding sequence TTGGAAATTTCAGTTTTTAGTATTCAAAAATCATCACATGACAACTTTGAAAACGAAATACAAGAATATATAAAAATGAGTGCAAAATTTGCCAAGATAAACGATAAAGTCTTTTTTAATGAAAAAATAGCAAAAGCTCAAAGTGCTGGAAAAAGCGAAGCTTTAAGAGCTTATGATGAAATTTATGAGCCAAATTTAAAGGGCTTTTGCGTAATGCTTGATGAAAATGGCTTACAACTTGATAGTCAAGAATTTGCACAAATTTTAAACTCAAATTCACAAATTAACTTTTTCATAGGTGGAGCTTATGGCCTTAGTCAAAATTTAAAGAACAAAGCGCAAAAAATCATAAGTTTGAGCAAGATGACAATGGCACATAAGGTTGCCAAGCTTGTACTTTTTGAGCAAATTTTTAGAGCACTTTGCATAAATGCAAACCACCCATACCACAAATAA
- a CDS encoding tRNA dihydrouridine synthase, which translates to MIDFSKKPLFLAPLAGFSDLPLRSVVKKFGCDVTVSEMISANALVYESSDKTLEMLKKSPNEEPYVVQIAGSDIENIKKAVKIINKFDGIYGLDLNCGCPVPKVVRQGAGSALLNDLDKLQNIISAIKSISNKESLSVKFRLGFNDKNEEKIAKACEEAGANYIAVHGRTRAGGYSAKVDYEAIARVKASVKIPVVANGDINAQNADEILNLTKCDALMIGRASIGNPWIFHEIKTKTSVDKALKQKIILAHFDAMIEHYGEHGLCIFRKHLHQYSKGIDGATTFRNDVNFIKDATAMRERIREFFA; encoded by the coding sequence ATGATAGACTTTAGTAAAAAGCCACTTTTCTTAGCACCTCTTGCTGGCTTTTCTGACTTGCCATTAAGAAGCGTAGTTAAGAAATTTGGCTGCGATGTCACTGTTAGCGAAATGATCAGCGCAAATGCTCTGGTCTATGAGAGCAGTGACAAAACTCTTGAAATGCTTAAAAAATCCCCAAACGAAGAGCCTTACGTCGTCCAGATAGCTGGTAGCGACATAGAAAATATAAAAAAAGCTGTGAAGATAATCAATAAATTTGATGGAATTTATGGGCTCGATCTAAACTGCGGCTGCCCCGTACCAAAGGTCGTTAGACAAGGTGCAGGCTCAGCCTTACTAAATGATCTTGATAAACTTCAAAATATAATCTCAGCCATAAAAAGCATCTCAAACAAAGAGAGCCTGAGTGTTAAATTTAGACTTGGCTTTAACGACAAAAATGAAGAAAAGATAGCAAAAGCCTGCGAAGAAGCCGGCGCAAACTACATCGCAGTACATGGGCGCACCAGAGCTGGTGGATACAGCGCAAAGGTTGATTACGAAGCGATCGCTAGAGTAAAGGCTAGTGTAAAAATTCCAGTCGTGGCAAATGGCGATATAAATGCGCAAAATGCAGATGAAATTTTAAACCTTACAAAATGCGACGCCCTAATGATCGGTAGAGCAAGCATCGGTAACCCTTGGATATTTCACGAGATAAAGACTAAAACTAGCGTGGATAAGGCGCTAAAACAAAAGATCATCCTAGCTCACTTTGATGCGATGATCGAGCATTACGGTGAGCACGGACTTTGCATATTTAGAAAACATTTGCACCAGTACAGCAAGGGCATCGACGGTGCAACAACCTTTAGAAACGATGTAAATTTCATCAAAGACGCGACAGCGATGAGAGAGCGCATAAGGGAGTTTTTTGCCTAG
- the dksA gene encoding RNA polymerase-binding protein DksA, whose amino-acid sequence MTQTELNFFKKLLEERKLQIKKNIYDSSVEVNGLRDSGVSDEFDIASVNTDQLIEHSISTQQRAELSEIDEALEKIANKTYGICDMCEEEISIPRLKVKPHAKYCITCREIIEKTAKN is encoded by the coding sequence ATGACACAAACTGAGCTAAATTTTTTTAAAAAATTACTTGAAGAAAGAAAATTACAGATCAAAAAAAATATCTATGATTCATCTGTTGAAGTAAATGGCTTAAGAGATAGTGGTGTAAGCGATGAGTTTGATATAGCCTCAGTAAATACAGACCAGTTAATAGAGCATTCCATCTCGACGCAACAAAGAGCAGAGCTATCAGAGATAGATGAAGCACTAGAGAAGATAGCAAATAAAACTTATGGAATTTGTGATATGTGTGAAGAGGAGATCAGCATACCGCGACTAAAAGTAAAACCACATGCAAAATACTGCATAACTTGCCGTGAAATAATCGAAAAAACAGCAAAAAACTAA
- the accD gene encoding acetyl-CoA carboxylase, carboxyltransferase subunit beta, whose amino-acid sequence MNFSDIFSKIRKAQPRPEEAPTHWVKCDNCHSLMYYKEVEACFNVCPKCGYHMRLKATDRINLICDEDSFVEFDANLKPVDPLNFVDKKSYKKRITENKEKTGRTSSVICGEGKCDGQEIQLVVFDFGFMGGSLASVEGEKIVRAIKRAIEKRQALVIVSASGGARMQESTFSLMQMSKTSAALKLLDEAKLPYISILTDPTMGGVSASFAWLGDLIIAEPGALIGFAGQRVIKQTIGADLPEGFQRAEFLLEHGLIDAIVPRSEHKKYISDMVKFLTNNKTIHQKDKQDESGNNFELKLKTKG is encoded by the coding sequence ATGAATTTCTCAGACATTTTTTCAAAGATAAGAAAAGCTCAACCTCGTCCAGAAGAAGCACCTACACACTGGGTAAAATGCGATAATTGTCACTCACTGATGTACTACAAAGAAGTTGAAGCTTGTTTTAATGTATGCCCGAAATGTGGCTATCATATGAGATTAAAAGCTACCGATCGTATAAATTTGATCTGTGATGAAGATAGCTTTGTAGAATTTGATGCGAATTTAAAACCGGTAGATCCATTAAATTTTGTTGATAAAAAATCATACAAAAAAAGAATCACAGAAAATAAAGAAAAAACAGGACGCACAAGCTCAGTGATATGTGGCGAAGGTAAATGCGACGGACAAGAGATCCAGCTAGTTGTTTTTGACTTTGGCTTCATGGGTGGTTCGCTAGCTTCAGTTGAGGGTGAAAAGATCGTAAGAGCGATAAAACGGGCAATAGAAAAACGCCAAGCTTTAGTCATAGTGAGCGCTTCAGGTGGAGCTAGAATGCAAGAGAGTACATTTTCTTTGATGCAAATGTCAAAGACATCAGCTGCTTTAAAACTACTTGATGAAGCGAAACTACCTTACATCTCAATACTTACTGATCCGACGATGGGTGGCGTTAGTGCCTCTTTTGCTTGGCTTGGAGATCTAATAATTGCTGAACCTGGCGCATTGATAGGCTTTGCCGGTCAAAGGGTCATCAAACAAACCATTGGTGCTGACCTTCCAGAGGGATTTCAAAGAGCTGAGTTTTTATTAGAACATGGCTTAATCGATGCTATTGTGCCAAGAAGCGAACATAAAAAATATATAAGCGATATGGTTAAATTTCTCACAAATAATAAGACAATACATCAAAAAGATAAACAAGATGAGAGCGGAAATAACTTTGAACTAAAGCTAAAAACCAAAGGCTAA